The following proteins come from a genomic window of Methanobacterium formicicum:
- the yjjX gene encoding inosine/xanthosine triphosphatase, protein MKIVVASKNPVKLKATQNILEKIYPAVEVEDRDVDSGVPDQPIGLEVTVQGAINRAKNVFSPDFDLSVGIESGLLEVPHSITGYLDLQWCAIYDGEKITLGVSAGFEYPPMVIEQVLGGKEVGDVMDQVTGVDKLGQKTGAVSHLTQGMLDRTGNTEQCVLMAMVPRMNDDLYFE, encoded by the coding sequence ATGAAGATTGTGGTTGCTTCTAAAAATCCAGTGAAGTTAAAGGCCACCCAGAATATCCTGGAGAAGATCTACCCTGCGGTGGAAGTGGAAGACCGGGACGTGGATTCTGGTGTGCCAGACCAGCCCATAGGACTGGAGGTCACAGTTCAGGGAGCCATCAACCGGGCAAAAAACGTATTTTCTCCAGATTTTGATCTTTCCGTGGGTATAGAATCAGGTTTACTGGAGGTACCGCACAGTATAACCGGTTACTTGGATCTGCAGTGGTGTGCCATCTACGATGGAGAAAAAATCACCCTGGGAGTGAGTGCTGGTTTTGAATACCCTCCCATGGTCATAGAACAGGTTCTGGGTGGTAAGGAAGTGGGGGATGTAATGGACCAGGTTACGGGTGTGGATAAGTTAGGACAGAAAACAGGTGCAGTGAGCCACCTCACCCAGGGAATGCTGGACCGCACTGGAAACACCGAACAGTGTGTGCTGATGGCCATGGTGCCCCGGATGAATGATGATTTGTATTTTGAATAA
- a CDS encoding phosphopantetheine adenylyltransferase, which yields MTSTKYNRVAVGGTFDKFHQGHRLLINKAFQVGKEVLIGVTSDKFGGMKGEIEPCNVRMSNLNSLLKGRSGYSISRLDDPYGVTVHDETVEAIVVSPETEPTAFQINEIRREKGMKSLDIITISMVLAEDGKPISSTRIRRGEIDPRGTVIKKGE from the coding sequence ATGACCTCAACCAAATATAACCGGGTGGCAGTGGGAGGAACCTTTGATAAATTCCACCAGGGCCACCGCTTACTCATAAACAAGGCATTCCAGGTGGGAAAAGAAGTCCTGATAGGAGTGACCTCCGATAAGTTCGGGGGAATGAAGGGGGAAATAGAGCCCTGCAACGTGCGCATGTCCAACCTGAACTCTCTGCTCAAAGGACGTTCTGGTTACAGTATATCCCGGCTGGACGACCCCTACGGAGTAACGGTACATGATGAAACTGTTGAAGCCATAGTGGTAAGTCCGGAAACCGAGCCCACCGCCTTCCAGATCAATGAAATACGCCGGGAGAAAGGTATGAAATCCCTGGACATTATCACCATAAGCATGGTGCTGGCCGAGGATGGTAAACCCATATCTTCCACCCGCATACGCCGGGGAGAAATAGATCCCCGGGGAACGGTGATTAAAAAGGGTGAATAA
- a CDS encoding radical SAM protein, with protein MLLEHNVVVKDPLRIGLRFASCYPNLYRSAMSSLGFHIIYDFLNHQEDVYCERVVYPYGKSLETGSPLKDFDVVGFSLQYEQDYPHVLEMLRQGGLKVRREDRSPQDPLVIAGGPCASSNPLPMSQFVDLFLVGDGEVILPQLLEKIAQMDNPRQDMDALLDLEGVYIPGNKVKLVQVEDMNDAWRPVKQVYPETDNPDLIPAFGRSFLLEVSRGCARGCRFCMAGCMYRPRREVDLKTLLKTAEKGRKSTGLNKIALIGGAVSDYSQIEKLCRELLQREFQVTTPSLRIESISPDLLESLKESGLRTITIAPESTWRLRKLVNKPITDQDIQRTMATAFQMKLNVKLYFLVGLPTETQEDLEDLVDLVGDLKAMAPHPDSLRISVNPFIPKPHTPFQWAEFNLKETKGKVKFLKKHLKNKHFKVETPNKSLVQYILSLGGTEMADIIEESSQGRVSLSKWKKLTPHISGSETLPWKDIDVGVSDEFLEKEYEKALKGDLTPWCETFGCYDCGACL; from the coding sequence ATGCTCTTGGAACACAACGTGGTGGTGAAGGATCCCCTCCGGATAGGGCTTCGCTTCGCTTCATGCTACCCCAACCTTTACCGTAGTGCCATGTCCTCACTGGGTTTCCATATTATCTACGACTTCCTGAACCACCAGGAGGATGTTTACTGTGAGAGAGTGGTCTACCCCTATGGTAAGAGTCTGGAGACTGGTTCCCCCCTGAAGGATTTTGACGTGGTGGGCTTCTCCCTCCAGTACGAGCAGGACTACCCCCATGTACTGGAAATGCTGCGTCAAGGTGGTTTAAAGGTTCGGAGGGAAGATCGATCACCCCAGGACCCCCTGGTCATTGCCGGTGGTCCCTGTGCCAGTTCCAATCCCCTGCCCATGTCCCAGTTCGTGGACCTGTTCCTGGTGGGTGATGGTGAAGTAATTCTACCACAACTTCTGGAGAAAATAGCCCAGATGGATAACCCCCGCCAGGATATGGATGCTTTACTGGACTTGGAGGGGGTTTATATCCCTGGTAACAAAGTGAAACTGGTTCAGGTGGAGGATATGAATGATGCCTGGCGCCCGGTGAAACAGGTTTACCCGGAAACAGATAACCCGGACCTGATCCCGGCTTTTGGAAGGTCATTTCTCCTGGAGGTTTCCAGGGGTTGTGCCCGGGGTTGTCGTTTCTGCATGGCAGGCTGCATGTACCGGCCCCGCAGGGAAGTGGACCTTAAAACTCTTTTAAAAACAGCTGAAAAGGGGAGAAAATCCACTGGCCTGAATAAGATTGCCCTCATTGGTGGTGCTGTTTCTGATTACTCCCAGATCGAAAAATTGTGCCGTGAACTCCTCCAGAGAGAATTCCAGGTAACCACCCCCTCCCTGCGTATTGAATCCATCTCCCCTGACCTTCTGGAGAGTTTAAAGGAAAGTGGTCTCAGGACCATTACCATTGCCCCGGAATCCACCTGGAGACTCCGTAAACTGGTGAACAAACCCATCACCGACCAGGATATCCAGAGGACCATGGCGACTGCCTTTCAAATGAAGTTGAATGTTAAGCTCTATTTCCTGGTAGGACTCCCCACGGAAACACAGGAGGATCTGGAGGACTTAGTGGATCTGGTAGGGGATCTGAAAGCTATGGCACCACACCCTGATTCTCTCCGTATAAGTGTCAACCCATTCATACCAAAGCCCCACACACCATTCCAGTGGGCAGAGTTCAATCTTAAGGAGACCAAAGGCAAGGTGAAATTCCTTAAAAAACACCTGAAAAACAAACATTTTAAGGTGGAAACCCCCAACAAATCCCTGGTACAGTACATACTATCCCTGGGGGGTACTGAAATGGCGGATATAATTGAAGAATCTTCCCAGGGAAGAGTTTCCCTCTCAAAATGGAAAAAACTAACACCCCACATCAGTGGTAGCGAAACTCTCCCCTGGAAAGACATAGATGTGGGGGTAAGTGATGAATTCCTGGAAAAAGAATATGAAAAAGCCCTTAAGGGCGATTTAACACCATGGTGTGAGACTTTTGGTTGTTATGACTGTGGAGCTTGTCTTTAA